The stretch of DNA AGGCTTAATGTTGTTCGGTGTATTTCTTCACTTAAAGGGAAGTCGTATTTGTCTAACACACCACTTAAAGCCTTTTGTTTACTTGGAGAAACTGGGTAGTGAATTTCAGTTTTAATATCGTTTTTCAGTAAATAATCTTTTAATTCATCTCGTTTTTCATGTCGGATATTAAAGATGTGATAAACATCGAAGTAATCTGAATGTACTTGAGGTTTAATAAAATCATCTTTTAAATGATTTAAATAAATTGCGGCTAAATTTCTTTTATGATTATTAATGTCATTTAACTTTTTTAGTTTAACTGATAAAAAGGCAGCTTGCATTTCGTCGAGTCTTGAATTATATCCAACCACCTCGTTATAATACTTAATATCCGAACCATAATTTCTTAATCGACGGACTTTACTATTCAAATCATCATCATTACATACAATTGCACCTGCATCGCCTAAAGCTCCTAAATTTTTGGTTGGGTAAAAGCTGAAGGCACCAAATTCACCAAAAGTACCGGTAAATTGATTTTTGTAAGTTGCTCCGTGAGATTGCGCACAATCTTCGATAAGTTTTAAATTGTATTTTTTACAAAGTGCTAAAATGGGTGCCATGTTGCATGCTTTTCCATACAAATGGACTACTACTATTGCTTTTGTTTTTGGCGTAATGGCAGCTTCAATTTTAAGCGGGTCAATGTTGTAAGTTTCAATGCAAGGTTCAACTAAAACGGGTTTCATGTTGTTTTGCATTACACTTAATATAGTTGCTATATAGGTGTTAGATGGAACAATAATTTCGCTATTTTTTTCGAAATTAAAAGCTGCAATAGACAATGTTATAGCATCTAATCCAGAGGCAACTCCAACAGCATATTTTGATTTGTTATAATTAGCAAATTCCTCTTCAAAAGTTTTAACACTTTGACCAAGAATGTACCATCCAGATTTTAATACTTTTTCAAATTGGGTTTGATATTCTTGAAAAAACGGTTCGTTTAATTT from Flavobacteriales bacterium encodes:
- a CDS encoding DegT/DnrJ/EryC1/StrS family aminotransferase; amino-acid sequence: MKNTSIDYENLQKLNEPFFQEYQTQFEKVLKSGWYILGQSVKTFEEEFANYNKSKYAVGVASGLDAITLSIAAFNFEKNSEIIVPSNTYIATILSVMQNNMKPVLVEPCIETYNIDPLKIEAAITPKTKAIVVVHLYGKACNMAPILALCKKYNLKLIEDCAQSHGATYKNQFTGTFGEFGAFSFYPTKNLGALGDAGAIVCNDDDLNSKVRRLRNYGSDIKYYNEVVGYNSRLDEMQAAFLSVKLKKLNDINNHKRNLAAIYLNHLKDDFIKPQVHSDYFDVYHIFNIRHEKRDELKDYLLKNDIKTEIHYPVSPSKQKALSGVLDKYDFPLSEEIHRTTLSLPISYFHTESDVNRVIEIMNKF